From the genome of Pradoshia eiseniae:
TATCCACCCGTTTAACCATAGAGGTTAATGTGACGTTCATATCTGTTCCAGAGATTTCACCTTCATTAGCTTGGTCTTTATCAACACCAATTACCCAAACATCTTTTTTAGGGTTATTTTTCTTAATATTTTTCGCCTCAGTAAATATTCCGTTACCACTATTTCCTGCCGCATGGTATATAACATCAATGCCTGATTTGTACATAGCCTCTGCTGTAGCTTTACCAAGGGAAGCATCACTGAAGCTTCCAGTGTATTTAACTTGTACGTCGGCATTAGGGTTTACCGTTTTAACGCCAGCAATGAAACCAGTTTCGAATTTTTTAATTAGTTCATTTTCCATACCGCCTACAAATCCAACTTTATTGGATTTAGATTGCATTCCAGCAATTACACCAACCAGGAAAGATCCTTCATTTTCCTTAAACATGATACTCGCAACATTATCCGCCTCAACGACGGCATCAATGATAGCAAATTTTGTTTCAGGGTTTTGATTTGCTACTTCTTTAATCGCTTCTTCCATTGTGAAGCCGACACCATAAACAAGATCAAATTTTTGACGGACGAGTTGGTTTAAGTTTGTCGTGTAATCGGCATCAGATTCAGATTGCAGATAGTTAATCCCATCCTTGCCTTTTTCTAATCCATTTTCTTTACCGAAAGCCTGCAAGCCTTCCCAGGCAGACTGGTTGAATGATTTATCATCAATCCCTCCAGTATCAGGGACCATTGCGACAGTGAAGTTATCCTTATCACTGCCACCTTTGCTGTTGTCATCAGAATTACCGCATGCACCCATTATGGTGCTTGCCGCTAAAACAAGCGATAGGGCGAGCCCAAATTTTCTTTTCTTCAATGCATTAACCTCCAATATAATCTAGTCAGTAGCCTTTTTAATATGAGCTATTTCTTAGCCTTTTATGATTAAGAAATATGTTTGATTATTCACCTAGCACAATGGTGATAAAATCTGTTCTTCTTTCAGCGAAAAGAAGCGGCTGCAGATTGTACAGACAAGAA
Proteins encoded in this window:
- a CDS encoding BMP family lipoprotein: MKKRKFGLALSLVLAASTIMGACGNSDDNSKGGSDKDNFTVAMVPDTGGIDDKSFNQSAWEGLQAFGKENGLEKGKDGINYLQSESDADYTTNLNQLVRQKFDLVYGVGFTMEEAIKEVANQNPETKFAIIDAVVEADNVASIMFKENEGSFLVGVIAGMQSKSNKVGFVGGMENELIKKFETGFIAGVKTVNPNADVQVKYTGSFSDASLGKATAEAMYKSGIDVIYHAAGNSGNGIFTEAKNIKKNNPKKDVWVIGVDKDQANEGEISGTDMNVTLTSMVKRVDMAVQQVSADAKDGKFPGGKTVEFGLKEDGVDIAPTTDNLTDDMINAVNEYKEKIKNGEIKVPSTQEELDAFMK